GCGCTCCTGTTGTTCGTGTCTCAAGTCGCTCGGGCAATCAGCTCAATAGCGCCTTCGCCTTGGCGACGACGTTCTCGACCGTGAAGCCGAAGTACTCGGCCAGATCCTTGGCCGGGGCGGATGCGCCGAAGCGATCCTCGATGACGACGTACGCGCCGCAATCGGTCGCGAACTCTTCCCAGCCCTGGCGGATTCCGGCTTCAACGACGACGCGCTTGCGAACGCTACTCGGGAGAACCTCTTCGCGATAGTCGTCCGATTGGCGACGGAATAACTCCTGGCTCGGCATGCTGACAACACGCACGCTCTTGCCTTCCGCCTCCAACTTCTCCGCTGCGGCGATCGCAAGGCTGAGCTCGGAGCCAGTCGCGATCAGAATGACTTCGGGCTTCGGGCCGTTTTCCTTCCGGATCACGTACGCGCCCTTCGTCAACCCATCTGCGGCGGCCAGTTTGCCTTCGCCGCGATCGAGCGTCGGAATGCCCTGGCGGGTGAGTGCCAGTGCGATCGGGCCATCCTTCTCTTCAATGGCCACTTCCCATGCCACGGCAGCTTCATGCGCATCGCCCGGCCGGATGACGGTCAGGTTCGGAATGCAGCGAAGCGCGGCCAGGTGTTCGATGGGCTGGTGCGTTGGGCCGTCTTCACCGAGGAAAATCGAGTCGTGCGTGAAGACAAACACTGCCGGCAGGCTCATCAGGGATGCCAGACGCACTGCCGGGCGCATGTAGTCGCTGAAGACCATGAACGTCGCACCGTAGGGCTTGAACGAGCCGTAAAGGCTCATGCCGTTCATGATCGAGCCCATCGCGTGCTCGCGGATGCCGAAGTGCAAATTGCGGCCGCTGAACTTGCCAGGGCCGATGCTGTCCGAGCCCTTGATCAGAGTGTTCGTCGACGGCGCAAGGTCTGCCGACCCGCCGACGAGCCATGGCACCGCGGGGGCGTACGCGTTCAGCGCGGCGCCGGCACTCTTGCGCGAAGCCACGCCTTTGCCCGCCTCAAACGTCGGGCGCAGAGCCTTCAGGTCCGGCACCTTCTGTTCGAACATGGCGTTGAAGGCGTCTCGCCGCTCGGCCGGGGCACCGTTCACGATCGCTTCCCACTTGGCGTAGCCGTCCGCGCCTTCCTTGGCACGGTTGCTCCAGATTTCGTAATCACCGTCGGGAACGTAGAAATCCTTATCGACGGGAAGGCCGAGGTTCTCCTTCGCCAGCTTTAGCTCTTCGGCACCCAGCGGCGATCCATGGATGCCCGCCGTTCCGACCTTGTTCGGTGCGCCAAAGCCGATCCTCGTGCGGCCGACGATAATCGACGGGCGATCCGTCTCTTCTTCTGCAGCCGTCAGCGCATGGTGCATCTGCTCAAAGTCATGACCGTCGACGTGTTGGACGTGCCAGCCGTAGGCCTCGAAACGCTTGCCCACATCCTCGCCGCTAAAGGTCAAATCCGTGTCGCCTTCGATCGTGATGTGGTTGTCGTCGTAGAAGTAAACCAGGCGGCCGAGACGATGGTGCCCAGCGAAGGAAGCGGCCTCCGCGGCGACGCCTTCCATCAAGTCGCCATCGGTCACGATTGCATAGATGCGATGATCGACGAGATCCGGGAAGCGCGCGGCCATCATGTCCGCGGCCAGCGCCATACCGACGCCATTGGCGAAGCCTTGGCCCAGTGGGCCGGTCGTTGTGTCGATACCCTTCGCGACGAAATTCTCGGGGTGTCCGGGGGTCTTGGAATGCAACTGACGGAAATTCTTCAGTTGGTCCATTGTGATATCTTCGTAGCCGCAGAGGTGCAGCAACGAGTAGAGGAGCATCGATCCGTGTCCGCCGGACAGGATAAAGCGATCGCGATTCGGCCAATCCGGGTGCGTCGGATCGAACCGAAGGTGATGCAGGAAAAGCAGAGCCGCAAAGTCCGCGCAGCCCATCGGAAGGCCCGGATGTCCGCTGTTTGCCTTCTCGATGCCGTCCATCGCAAGGCCACGAATGGTGTTGGCCAAACGGCGAAGGAGTTTGTCGTCCACAGTTTGGATACTGCCAGCTTCTGTCGTCATGTGTTCTATACCTGTTTGGTGCGGATTTGTCGGCCCCTCGACAAGCGCATGAGTCAACGCACGGCATGCCGAGTTGTCAACCGATGAGTCTGGCTGAGTAAGGTTCGCAGGCGTAATGAAAGCAATGATCGCCGGTCAGCTTCCTGGCCACGGGATCGTAAGCTGGGCTACTTGTCCTTCGGCAATTCACCGAACAGATAGGTCAGCGGAATCTGCAGGCGAGCGCGCCAGTCGGCTTCGCTGTGATTGGCGCCTTCCGCGACGTAGACC
This genomic window from bacterium contains:
- the tkt gene encoding transketolase, whose amino-acid sequence is MTTEAGSIQTVDDKLLRRLANTIRGLAMDGIEKANSGHPGLPMGCADFAALLFLHHLRFDPTHPDWPNRDRFILSGGHGSMLLYSLLHLCGYEDITMDQLKNFRQLHSKTPGHPENFVAKGIDTTTGPLGQGFANGVGMALAADMMAARFPDLVDHRIYAIVTDGDLMEGVAAEAASFAGHHRLGRLVYFYDDNHITIEGDTDLTFSGEDVGKRFEAYGWHVQHVDGHDFEQMHHALTAAEEETDRPSIIVGRTRIGFGAPNKVGTAGIHGSPLGAEELKLAKENLGLPVDKDFYVPDGDYEIWSNRAKEGADGYAKWEAIVNGAPAERRDAFNAMFEQKVPDLKALRPTFEAGKGVASRKSAGAALNAYAPAVPWLVGGSADLAPSTNTLIKGSDSIGPGKFSGRNLHFGIREHAMGSIMNGMSLYGSFKPYGATFMVFSDYMRPAVRLASLMSLPAVFVFTHDSIFLGEDGPTHQPIEHLAALRCIPNLTVIRPGDAHEAAVAWEVAIEEKDGPIALALTRQGIPTLDRGEGKLAAADGLTKGAYVIRKENGPKPEVILIATGSELSLAIAAAEKLEAEGKSVRVVSMPSQELFRRQSDDYREEVLPSSVRKRVVVEAGIRQGWEEFATDCGAYVVIEDRFGASAPAKDLAEYFGFTVENVVAKAKALLS